A region of the Candidatus Neomarinimicrobiota bacterium genome:
TCACAGAACGAAGTGTAAATCTTATTTTAGAATCTTCACCACATGTGATAGACCTTAATAAGCAGATATCTCAGGCCATACCGGAAATTGACACAATTACTATCAAGCACAAGAGAAATGGTGATCATATTGTATTTCAACTTAGATTCTAAGATTTCAAATTGAATATCCATATTATATTATTGTTTTATTAGTTTTGTTAGTCTCTGAGATTGTTTAGCATTGCTGAAAATAAAGTCTGCCCCCGTGCCGTTCTGGAAAGCTTAGACTTCCCTGTTATAAAAGAACTCCTTTCGCAGTCGATACATTCCGAAGCAACTCTACCTCTCGTGGAAGCGCTCCGCCCGATATCAGACATTGCCGAAATTAAAGATCGACTCCGGCTCGTTACCGAGATGCGCGCTATTCGGGAGGACGGCGGCGAATTCCCAATTGACTCATTTGAAAATGTTGAAAATGAAATCGGGATTCTCGGTAAAGAAGGGGGTCTGCTTCAACCTGAGGGGCTGAGAAAAGTTGGGACTCTTCTCGGCTTATCGAGCTCCATCAAATCCTATCTGAAAGACTGTTCAGAAGAACAGCCGCTGCTCTTTGCGATGTCAAACGGACTCAGCGCCCTGCCGGAAATCGAGAAGAGGATAAAGCGGACGGTAGGACCGGAGGGCGAAATTCTCGACAGCGCCGGTCAGGGGCTTCGCAAGATCCGCAAATCGATCCAAACCGCCGAAAGCAAGATGCGCAAACGGCTTGACGAGATCATGGGAAAGCTGGTCAAAGAGGGCGTAGCGAGGGAGGGGAACCCTACTATCCGGAACGGGAGGTTCGTTATTCCGGTGATAATAGAAAAGAAAAATCGACTCAAAGGAGTGATCCACGACAGTTCGGCAAGCGGAACAACTCTGTTCATAGAACCGTTGGAAGTCATCGAACTCAGCAACAAAGTTCAGAGCTTGAAGGTCGAAGAGTCGCGAGAGATTGAGCGGATACTGAAAGAGATCTGCGGCGAACTGCGTCCTCACGCCCGGGAGATTGCCCTGAATTATGATACTCTGATGGAGATCGACCTTATTTACGCGAAATCTGAGATTTCGAGAATTATGAATGCCTGCGCGCCGATTTTATCGGAAGGAGGGGAAGTAACGTTAAAGAAAGCCCGCAATCCCGTCCTCGAACAGTTAAGAGACGTAGTTCCGCTCGATTATACGCAGGGAGACGGCGTCAAAACGATTGTAATTACGGGTCCGAATGCCGGCGGAAAAACTGTGGCTCTCAAAACGGTCGGATTGTTCTCACTGATGGTTCAGTCGGGGCTCCACGTTCCTCTTTCTGAGGAATCGAAAATGGTTGTTTACGACTCGATATTTTCCGATATAGGCGACAGGCAGTCGATAGCGGAAGACCTTTCGACGTTTACATCGCACATGAAAAATCTGAAAGAGATTCTCGACGACGCGGACGAAAAAAGCCTCGTACTGATAGACGAGATCGGTACGGGCACCGACCCCGCCGAGGGTGCGGCGTTCTCCGCGGCGTTTTTGGAAGAGCTGAACGATAGGGGAGCCGCGACAATCGTGACGACCCATCACAGCGCTCTAAAAACCCTTGCTCAGGAGAGGAACAGGTTTCTAAACTGCTCCATGGAGTTTGACGTTGACACCTTGACTCCGACGTATAAATTTCTATCAGGCGTTCCCGGTTCATCTTTTGCTCTCGAAATATCCCGGAAATTAGGAATTAGTGAGGCTCTCATAAAAGACGCTGAGTCGAGAATCGGGAGTGATAACGTCCGCGTGGACAGACTGCTAATTGATCTTGAGCGCGAACGGCAAATTCTTCGGAAAACCGAAGAAGAAGTTACGGCTCTTCAATCCCGCCTTAACAAAATGGTGACGGAGTACGAAGAAAAACTCCAAAATTCCAAATCGTTCGGAAAGAAATTGAAGGCTGAAGCGGCGATAGAAGCGAAATCGATTCTCGCCGATGCCAACGCGGCTATTGAAAAGGCGGTCAGGGAAATAAAAGAAAGCGCCGGCGAATCACAGGTCATAAAAACTTCTAAAGAAAGGATTGATAAACAAAAGAAAGATGTGGATGATCTGATCTCATCGAATTCGGAAGTTGAAGAAGAAAATCACAAACCCCTGCGTCCGGAGGAGATAAAACCCGGTATGAAAGTCTTGATCCCGTCGCTTCAAGTCTCAGGGTCGATTGAAGAGGTCATCGCCGGTAAGAAAGATGCCGTTGTTTCAGTAGGCAGCACTAAAATCAGGATCGGGATCGATAAGTTATATGAACCCGATTCGGATACCATAGATGAAAGCTCCTATGTCAGCACAGGATATAGAGGACCGGGCGTGCGGGAGGTAAGTCACGAGGTCAGTCTTAGAGGAATGAGGGCGGAAGAGGCGATTTCGGTACTGGACAAATACCTCGATGACGTTATGTTAGCCGGATTTTCAAGGGTTGAAGTGATTCACGGCAAAGGGGAGGGGATACTGAAGAAATTAGTTGCCGAACGGCTCGAATCGCATCCGCATGTCAAAAAGTTCCATACGCCGGAACCAAAAATGGGCGGCGCGGGAGTTACCGTCGTGGAGCTCGATTGACCTTGAGAGTACCTGAACACATCATAGATAATATACGGGATTCGACGGAAATCGTTTCGCTCGTGGGGGGTTACGTCAACCTGAAAAAGAGAGGCACGAACTTTCTCGGGCTTTGCCCATTCCATAATGAAAAAACCCCGTCGTTCAGCGTAAGTCCCTCAAAGCAGATCTGGCACTGTTTCGGTTGCAACAGGGGGGGAAACGTATTCAGTTTCGTTATGGAGTACGAACGTGTGAATTTCATCGACGCTGTCCGGACGCTCGCGGAAAAGGCGGGAATCGAAATTCCCGAATCTAAGACATTTGAAGAGGGTGAAAGCAAATCCGCCGTTCTTTATAAGGTGAACAGAGCCGCCGCCTCCGAGTATCATAAACAGCTGACCGGGGACGACGGGGCGGAAGCGAGAGAATATCTCGCCGGCAGAGGGATCGAAGGAGAGATGCTCAAGGAGTACGGCATCGGGTTAGCCCCGAACGAATGGGAATGGCTGAAGGGGAAATTGAGCGGTAGAGGATTTGACGAAAAATTATTGATAAGCGCCGGATTGTTGGGCAAAAGCGAGCAGGGCAACACTTATGATTTATTCAGGGGGAGGATCGTTTTCCCGGTGATAAATGAAGCGGGTAAGGTCGTGGCGTTCGGAGGCAGGGTGTGGAAAGAGGAGAACGGCGGGGGAGCGAAATATGTCAACAGCCCTGAGTCGCCGGTGTATATAAAAGGTAAAGTGCTTTACGGTCTCTATCAGACAAAAGAGAGCGTGAAAA
Encoded here:
- a CDS encoding endonuclease MutS2 translates to MFSIAENKVCPRAVLESLDFPVIKELLSQSIHSEATLPLVEALRPISDIAEIKDRLRLVTEMRAIREDGGEFPIDSFENVENEIGILGKEGGLLQPEGLRKVGTLLGLSSSIKSYLKDCSEEQPLLFAMSNGLSALPEIEKRIKRTVGPEGEILDSAGQGLRKIRKSIQTAESKMRKRLDEIMGKLVKEGVAREGNPTIRNGRFVIPVIIEKKNRLKGVIHDSSASGTTLFIEPLEVIELSNKVQSLKVEESREIERILKEICGELRPHAREIALNYDTLMEIDLIYAKSEISRIMNACAPILSEGGEVTLKKARNPVLEQLRDVVPLDYTQGDGVKTIVITGPNAGGKTVALKTVGLFSLMVQSGLHVPLSEESKMVVYDSIFSDIGDRQSIAEDLSTFTSHMKNLKEILDDADEKSLVLIDEIGTGTDPAEGAAFSAAFLEELNDRGAATIVTTHHSALKTLAQERNRFLNCSMEFDVDTLTPTYKFLSGVPGSSFALEISRKLGISEALIKDAESRIGSDNVRVDRLLIDLERERQILRKTEEEVTALQSRLNKMVTEYEEKLQNSKSFGKKLKAEAAIEAKSILADANAAIEKAVREIKESAGESQVIKTSKERIDKQKKDVDDLISSNSEVEEENHKPLRPEEIKPGMKVLIPSLQVSGSIEEVIAGKKDAVVSVGSTKIRIGIDKLYEPDSDTIDESSYVSTGYRGPGVREVSHEVSLRGMRAEEAISVLDKYLDDVMLAGFSRVEVIHGKGEGILKKLVAERLESHPHVKKFHTPEPKMGGAGVTVVELD
- a CDS encoding DNA primase; amino-acid sequence: MRVPEHIIDNIRDSTEIVSLVGGYVNLKKRGTNFLGLCPFHNEKTPSFSVSPSKQIWHCFGCNRGGNVFSFVMEYERVNFIDAVRTLAEKAGIEIPESKTFEEGESKSAVLYKVNRAAASEYHKQLTGDDGAEAREYLAGRGIEGEMLKEYGIGLAPNEWEWLKGKLSGRGFDEKLLISAGLLGKSEQGNTYDLFRGRIVFPVINEAGKVVAFGGRVWKEENGGGAKYVNSPESPVYIKGKVLYGLYQTKESVKKTNRILLVEGYTDFLSIVGAGITNAAATSGTALTQQHARLAKRYADSAVLLYDGDEAGRKAAVRAAVQLMGVGFDIRVAQLPDGSDPDSFVRKEGPEKLNELIGSAAGFVDFRIGIIPEVDLSEPALKSREVKRVVEELIDLKDELVKDLLLKEFASKFGVDEELIKRESEKYKSYIRAEDEAGEAIEFKLDGAVQKAEYQLVMLLFSMNDKVYDSTKEFLADYNFSNDHIANLSGLILK